The Miscanthus floridulus cultivar M001 chromosome 17, ASM1932011v1, whole genome shotgun sequence genome has a window encoding:
- the LOC136517490 gene encoding protein LURP-one-related 5-like: MSPPQQQQAAIVGEEYCEGEDRELTVRKTTLFTPGDGLEAYDHRNGELAFRVETYGRGGACGGGAARGDLALLGARGEPVLTVRRRRPSLHNRWDGFLGDGAAQGQKPVFSARRSSILGAGTGAAAVLVDLLAPAVVAGEFRVDGSFPRRCCRVVASAKAWAAGDGKDKEEEEDVVVAEVRRKVDEDAHVMMGRDVFVLWVRAGFDAAFAMGIVLVLDRITGDDVDGDLGEELLEAATSPA, translated from the coding sequence ATgtcgccgccgcagcagcagcaggcggcgaTAGTCGGGGAGGAGTACTGCGAGGGCGAGGACAGGGAGCTGACGGTGCGGAAGACGACGCTCTTCACCCCGGGGGACGGGCTGGAGGCGTACGACCACCGGAATGGCGAGCTGGCGTTCCGCGTCGAGACGTACGGCCGCGGCGGGGCGTGCGGGGGCGGCGCCGCCAGGGGGGACCTCGCGCTGCTGGGCGCTCGGGGCGAGCCCGTCCTCacggtgcgccgccgccgccccagccTGCACAACCGCTGGGACGGCTTTCTCGGCGACGGCGCGGCGCAGGGACAGAAGCCCGTCTTCTCCGCGCGCCGCTCCTCCATCCTCGGCGCCggcaccggcgccgccgccgtcctcgtcGACCTCCTCGcgcccgccgtcgtcgccggggAGTTCCGCGTCGACGGGTCCTTCCCGCGCCGCTGCTGCCGCGTCGTCGCCTCCGCCAAGGCCTGGGCCGCTGGCGACGGCaaggacaaggaggaggaggaggacgtggTGGTGGCCGAGGTGAGGcggaaggtggacgaggacgcgCACGTCATGATGGGCCGGGACGTCTTCGTGCTCTGGGTGCGCGCCGGGTTCGACGCCGCCTTCGCCATGGGGATCGTGCTCGTGCTCGACCGGATCACCGGGGACGACGTCGACGGCGACCTGGGAGAGGAACTCCTCGAGGCCGCCACCTCGCCGGCGTAA